In Calliopsis andreniformis isolate RMS-2024a chromosome 8, iyCalAndr_principal, whole genome shotgun sequence, one DNA window encodes the following:
- the LOC143182073 gene encoding uncharacterized protein LOC143182073, with the protein MFLYVNVDLIADTIDRRRLPRVRLTFVYFFSASRGDTHPERFGSYHRISTSLDTDRHARGALLHWFTCHVSRLFSTAARTDSRASTRSVTRPERASKRLRRQELAINVDQGRQGRRSFAKTASVLITGLRTRGSDHDWYILLRDKNFTRDIEVT; encoded by the exons ATGTTCCTCTACGTCAACGTCGACTTAATCGCTGACACGATCGATCGACGTCGGCTTCCACGAGTGCGTTTAACTTTTGTTTACTTTTTCTCCGCGTCCCGCGGCGATACTCATCCAGAGCGATTCGGCTCCTATCACCGAATATCGACGAGCCTCGACACTGATCGCCACGCTCGAGGAGCGCTCCTTCACTGGTTCACTTGTCACGTGTCTCG CCTCTTTTCCACGGCCGCTCGAACGGATTCGCGTGCGTCGACTAGAAGCGTGACGAGGCCCGAGCGAGCTTCTAAGCGTCTGCGACGCCAGGAACTCGCGATAAACGTGGACCAGGGGCGACAGGGCAGAAGGAGTTTCGCGAAGACTGC GTCTGTACTAATAACTGGCTTGCGAACTCGAGGGTCTGACCATGACTGGTACATTCTACTTCGCGATAAAAATTTTACTCGAGATATAGAAGTTACTT aa